The following are from one region of the Falco naumanni isolate bFalNau1 chromosome 20 unlocalized genomic scaffold, bFalNau1.pat SUPER_20_unloc_1, whole genome shotgun sequence genome:
- the ITGA5 gene encoding integrin alpha-5, with amino-acid sequence MSRCPLGVLMPQGVPIPDVPVSQGVPVPFRCPGAPGVSRCPSGVFIPDVPAPSERPGAPGLFLSLMSRSSPASPGAPVPPVWCRCRCPTGLWLLPGESRRGGAGRAPPGTFRGDSGAGGSAELGQPRSAMAPAPAPPRRPRSRPRALLPLLLPLLLPPPAAAFNLEAARPVAFRGAPGSLFGFALDFYLPRPRSVSILVGAPKANTSQPNVTQGGAVYHCPWPPGDDCTPIDFDHIGARTHDFGGNSTETPDPVEFKSLQWFGATVRAHNASILACAPLYSWSPPKEEGGGQEPVGTCFLSIGNFSKFVEYAPCRSDLNSAAGQGYCQGGFSAEFTQTGRVLLGGPGSYFWQGQVMSATQEQITASSYPEYFIQEVAGQLQTRQAAPTHDDSYMGYSVAVGEFSGDTTQDFVAGVPKGNLTYGYVRLQGRGMWGGQGMGVVQDFGASRQAVRSLVIKAPGRA; translated from the exons ATGTCCCGGTGTCCCTTGGGTGTCCTAAtgccccagggtgtccccattCCTGATGTCCCGGTATCCCAGGGTGTCCCGGTGCCCTTCAGGTGCCCCGGTGCCCCCGGGGTGTCCCGGTGCCCCTCGGGTGTCTTCATCCCCGACGTTCCGGCCCCTTCGGAGCGTCCCGGTGCCCCAGGATTATTCCTGTCCCTGATGTCCCGCTCCTCCCCGGCCTCTCCCGGCGCCCCCGTGCCCCCGGTGTGGTGTCGGTGCCGGTGCCCGACAGGGCTCTGGCTCCTCCCCGGTGAGTcacggcggggcggggcgggccgggcccccccggGCACTTTCCGAGGGGACTCGGGAGCGGGAGGCAGCGCCGAGCTCGGCCAGCCCCGCTCCGCCatggccccggccccggcccccccgcgccgcccccggtcccggccccgggcgctgctgccgctgctgctgccgctgctgctgccgccgcccgccgctgcCTTCAACCTGGAGGCGGCGCGGCCCGTCGCCTTCCGCGGGGCCCCCGGGTCCCTCTTCGGCTTCGCCTTGGACTTTTacctgccccggccccgcag CGTCAGCATCCTGGTGGGTGCCCCCAAAGCCAACACGAGCCAGCCCAATGTCACCCAGGGGGGGGCAGTCTACCACTGCCCCTGGCCCCCCGGTGATGACTGCACCCCCATCGACTTTGACCACATCG GAGCCCGCACCCATGACTTCGGGGGCAACAGCACAGAGACCCCCGACCCCGTCGAGTTCAAGTCCTTGCAGTGGTTTGGGGCCACTGTGCGGGCACACAACGCCTCCATCCTG gcctgtGCCCCACTGTACAGCTGGAGCCCCCccaaggaggaaggggggggacagGAGCCAGTGGGCACCTGCTTCCTCTCCATCGGCAACTTCTCTAAGTTTGTGGAGTATGCACCCTGCCGCTCAG acCTGAACTCTGCAGCGGGGCAGGGCTACTGCCAGGGGGGCTTCAGCGCGGAGTTCACCCag ACAGGACGGGTGCTCTTGGGGGGGCCTGGCAGCTACTTCTGGCAAG GGCAGGTGATGTCGGCGACGCAGGAGCAGATCACAGCCTCCAGCTACCCGGAGTACTTCATCCAGGAGGTGGCTGGGCAGCTCCAGACGCGCCAGGCAGCCCCCACACACGATGACAGCTACATGG GCTACTCGGTGGCAGTTGGCGAGTTCAGCGGGGACACAACACAAG ATTTTGTGGCTGGTGTCCCTAAGGGCAACCTCACCTATGGCTACGTAAGGCTGCAGGGACGGGGGATGtgggggggacaggggatgGGGGTC GTTCAGGACTTTGGGGCTTCACGACAAGCGGTCAGGAGCCTTGTGATAAAGGCACCAGGTCGTGCCTAG